From the genome of Sporomusa sphaeroides DSM 2875:
TTACAGTTAGCGGATACAGCACTAATTTAATCGCGATAGTTAACAAAATTATCGCAATACCATAGTTGGCAAACCCCATGCTAATTGTTAAATTGTAGAAGAAAGTCAATGCAGTTTGCATAATGTTGCTTAAAAAATCCAAAAAAGTTTCCCTCCTGCAAGCAATAGGATATGTATTTTAAACAGGGTCATATCCGCCGGGGTGAAACGGATGACAGCGCAAGATACGCCGCACAGCCATCACTAAGCCGCGGGCAACCCCATACTTTTCGATAGCCAGTAACGCATATTCGGAACAGGTAGGCACAAACCGGCAGCTTGGCGGCTTTAATGGTGAAATAAAGCCCCGGTAAAACTTAATCAAACCGATAACTAATAAAGTTACTAGTTTTTTCATAGTTTTTCTGCCAATATTTTTGCTTTGGCACTAAGCTCCAATACAGCCTTCGTTGTTTGAGCCAATCCGGCTCCAACCAATGGCTTACGGCCAACAAGCACCAGGTCAACACCGGTGATAAATTTATCCTGGTGCAGCCGATAGGCTTCCCGTAACAGACGTTTCAGGCGATTGCGCACAACAGCCGACCCTAAACGTTTTCCTGCCGCAAAACCAACCTGCCGTTTAGCAGAACGATTAGGCAAGACATATACTACCAATTGTTTATTGGCATATGACTTACCTGATCGATATACTGCCTGAAAGCTCTTATTCTTACAAAGTCTGCCCCATTTAGGCAGAGTAAACCTTTTGACCATGTTCAATCATCCGGTTTCTTAATTATTTTTCGCCACTGCTTACAAAACATATAAATATAAGTAAGTTTCATAATCAGTTTTAATTAATGGAAAAAATAGGCCACTAAAGCGGCCTACTGACTATGCTCTATGCGGACAATTTT
Proteins encoded in this window:
- the yidD gene encoding membrane protein insertion efficiency factor YidD is translated as MKKLVTLLVIGLIKFYRGFISPLKPPSCRFVPTCSEYALLAIEKYGVARGLVMAVRRILRCHPFHPGGYDPV
- the rnpA gene encoding ribonuclease P protein component, coding for MVKRFTLPKWGRLCKNKSFQAVYRSGKSYANKQLVVYVLPNRSAKRQVGFAAGKRLGSAVVRNRLKRLLREAYRLHQDKFITGVDLVLVGRKPLVGAGLAQTTKAVLELSAKAKILAEKL